The following proteins come from a genomic window of Misgurnus anguillicaudatus chromosome 10, ASM2758022v2, whole genome shotgun sequence:
- the ago3a gene encoding protein argonaute-3 isoform X5 — translation MEIGTTAAVGAQPLFSVPRRPGYGTMGKPIKLLANCFQVEIPKMDVYLYEVDIKPEKCPRRVNREVVDSMVQHFKVTIFGDRRPVYDGKKSLYTANPLPVAPAGVDLDVTLPGEGGKDRPFKVTIKFVSLVSWHLLHEVLTGRSMPEPLELDKPISTNPVHAVDVVLRHLPSMKYTPVGRSFFSAPEGYDHPLGGGREVWFGFHQSVRPAMWKMMLNIDVSATAFYKAQPVIQFMCEVLDIHNIDEQPRPLTDSHRVKFTKEIKGLKVEVTHCGTMRRKYRVCNVTRRPASHQTFPLQLENGQTVERTVAQYFREKYNLQLKYPHLPCLQVGQEQKHTYLPLEVCNIVAGQRCIKKLTDNQTSTMIKATARSAPDRQEEISRLVRSANYEADPFVQEFQFKVRDEMAHVTGRVLPAPMLQYGGRNRTVATPSHGVWDMRGKQFHTGVEIKMWAIACFATQRQCREEILKGFTDQLRKISKDAGMPIQGQPCFCKYAQGADSVEPMFRHLKNTYSGLQLIIVILPGKTPVYAEVKRVGDTLLGMATQCVQVKNVVKTSPQTLSNLCLKINVKLGGINNILVPHQRPSVFQQPVIFLGADVTHPPAGDGKKPSIAAVVGSMDAHPSRYCATVRVQRPRQEVIQDLASMVRELLIQFYKSTRYKPTRIIFYRDGVSEGQFRQVLYYELLAIREACISLEKEYQPGITYIVVQKRHHTRLFCADRNERVGRSGNIPAGTTVDTDITHPYEFDFYLCSHAGIQGTSRPSHYHVLWDDNCFTADEFQLLTYQLCHTYVRCTRSVSIPAPAYYAHLVAFRARYHLVDKEHDSAEGSHVSGQSNGRDPQALAKAVQIHHDTLRTMYFA, via the exons CAGCCGTTGGGGCCCAGCCCCTGTTCTCAGTGCCTCGGAGGCCCGGCTATGGCACCATGGGGAAGCCCATCAAGCTGTTGGCCAACTGCTTCCAGGTGGAGATCCCCAAGATGGACGTCTACCTCTACGAGGTGGACATCAAGCCTGAGAAGTGTCCACGGCGTGTGAACAGGGAG GTTGTGGACTCCATGGTGCAGCACTTTAAGGTCACTATCTTTGGGGATCGAAGACCAGTTTATGATGGGAAGAAAAGTCTCTACACAGCCAATCCACTGCCTGTGGCTCCTGCAGGG GTGGACCTGGATGTCACACTGCCAGGCGAGGGGGGCAAAGACCGACCCTTTAAAGTCACTATTAAGTTTGTGTCCCTGGTTAGCTGGCACTTGTTACACGAGGTACTGACGGGTCGCAGTATGCCAGAACCCCTTGAGCTGGACAAGCCAATCAGTACGAACCCGGTTCACGCTGTGGACGTGGTGCTCCGCCACCTGCCATCCATGAA GTACACACCTGTGGGACGTTCCTTCTTTTCTGCCCCGGAGGGCTACGACCATCCTCTGGGAGGTGGCAGAGAGGTGTGGTTTGGTTTCCATCAGTCCGTTCGGCCAGCCATGTGGAAGATGATGCTCAACATTGATG TTTCAGCCACAGCTTTCTACAAAGCACAGCCAGTTATTCAGTTCATGTGTGAAGTTCTGGACATCCACAATATCGACGAACAGCCTCGACCCCTTACAGACTCCCATCGAGTCAAATTCACCAAAGAAATCAAAG GTCTGAAGGTGGAGGTGACACACTGCGGAACCATGCGGAGGAAGTATCGAGTCTGTAATGTTACCCGCCGACCTGCAAGTCACCAAAC GTTCCCCTTGCAGTTGGAGAATGGACAAACTGTAGAACGAACCGTAGCCCAGTATTTCAGAGAGAAATACAACCTGCAGCTCAAATACCCCCATCTGCCCTGCCTACAGGTGGGCCAGGAGCAGAAACACACCTACCTGCCCCTGGAG GTTTGCAATATTGTAGCGGGGCAGCGTTGTATCAAGAAACTGACAGATAATCAAACATCCACAATGATCAAAGCCACGGCACGCTCGGCCCCGGACAGACAGGAAGAGATCAGCAGACTG GTGCGCAGTGCTAATTATGAAGCAGATCCATTTGTGCAGGAGTTCCAGTTTAAAGTGCGAGACGAGATGGCTCACGTGACCGGGCGCGTGTTACCTGCGCCCATGTTACAGTACGGGGGCAGG AATCGCACTGTGGCTACACCCAGTCATGGTGTTTGGGATATGAGAGGAAAACAGTTTCATACCGGTGTTGAGATCAAGATGTGGGCCATCGCCTGCTTCGCTACGCAGAGACAGTGTCGAGAAGAGATTCTCAA GGGTTTTACTGACCAGCTGCGTAAGATCTCAAAGGACGCCGGGATGCCCATCCAGGGTCAGCCGTGTTTCTGTAAGTATGCACAGGGAGCAGATAGCGTGGAGCCCATGTTCAGACACCTGAAGAACACATACTCTGGACTTCAGCTCATCATCGTCATCCTGCCAGGAAAAACACCCGTCTATG CTGAAGTGAAGCGTGTTGGAGACACTCTTTTAGGAATGGCCACCCAGTGTGTTCAGGTGAAGAACGTGGTGAAAACATCTCCTCAGACGCTCTCCAACCTCTGCCTCAAGATCAACGTCAAGCTCGGTGGCATCAACAACATCCTGGTGCCACATCAACG GCCGTCAGTATTCCAGCAGCCTGTCATCTTTTTAGGGGCAGACGTCACACATCCTCCTGCCGGAGATGGGAAGAAGCCCTCCATTGCAGCG GTGGTGGGAAGTATGGATGCCCATCCGAGCAGATACTGTGCCACAGTTCGTGTCCAGAGGCCCAGACAGGAAGTAATTCAGGACTTGGCCTCTATGGTGCGAGAGTTACTCATCCAGTTTTACAAGTCCACCCGCTATAAACCCACAAGAATCATCTTCTACAGAGACGGCGTATCCGAGGGCCAGTTTAGACAG GTGTTGTACTATGAGCTTCTGGCTATCCGAGAGGCCTGTATCAGTTTGGAGAAGGAGTACCAGCCCGGTATCACATATATAGTGGTGCAGAAACGACATCATACGCGCCTCTTCTGTGCCGACCGCAACGAGAGG GTGGGTCGTAGTGGAAACATTCCCGCTGGTACGACAGTAGATACAGATATCACGCACCCCTACGAGTTTGACTTTTACCTCTGCAGTCATGCTGGAATACAG GGCACGAGCCGACCGTCTCATTATCACGTCCTGTGGGATGATAACTGCTTCACGGCTGATGAGTTCCAGCTGCTCACTTACCAGTTGTGCCACACGTATGTGCGCTGTACCCGCTCCGTCTCCATCCCTGCGCCAGCCTACTATGCCCATCTGGTGGCCTTCCGTGCCCGCTACCATCTGGTGGACAAAGAACAcgacag TGCGGAGGGCAGCCACGTCTCCGGACAGAGTAACGGCCGGGATCCACAGGCGCTGGCCAAAGCTGTGCAGATTCACCACGACACCCTGAGGACCATGTACTTTGCCTAA
- the ago3a gene encoding protein argonaute-3 isoform X4 yields MEIGTTAAVGAQPLFSVPRRPGYGTMGKPIKLLANCFQVEIPKMDVYLYEVDIKPEKCPRRVNREVVDSMVQHFKVTIFGDRRPVYDGKKSLYTANPLPVAPAGVDLDVTLPGEGGKDRPFKVTIKFVSLVSWHLLHEVLTGRSMPEPLELDKPISTNPVHAVDVVLRHLPSMKYTPVGRSFFSAPEGYDHPLGGGREVWFGFHQSVRPAMWKMMLNIDVSATAFYKAQPVIQFMCEVLDIHNIDEQPRPLTDSHRVKFTKEIKVMGGLCTGLKVEVTHCGTMRRKYRVCNVTRRPASHQTFPLQLENGQTVERTVAQYFREKYNLQLKYPHLPCLQVGQEQKHTYLPLEVCNIVAGQRCIKKLTDNQTSTMIKATARSAPDRQEEISRLVRSANYEADPFVQEFQFKVRDEMAHVTGRVLPAPMLQYGGRNRTVATPSHGVWDMRGKQFHTGVEIKMWAIACFATQRQCREEILKGFTDQLRKISKDAGMPIQGQPCFCKYAQGADSVEPMFRHLKNTYSGLQLIIVILPGKTPVYAEVKRVGDTLLGMATQCVQVKNVVKTSPQTLSNLCLKINVKLGGINNILVPHQRPSVFQQPVIFLGADVTHPPAGDGKKPSIAAVVGSMDAHPSRYCATVRVQRPRQEVIQDLASMVRELLIQFYKSTRYKPTRIIFYRDGVSEGQFRQVLYYELLAIREACISLEKEYQPGITYIVVQKRHHTRLFCADRNERVGRSGNIPAGTTVDTDITHPYEFDFYLCSHAGIQGTSRPSHYHVLWDDNCFTADEFQLLTYQLCHTYVRCTRSVSIPAPAYYAHLVAFRARYHLVDKEHDSAEGSHVSGQSNGRDPQALAKAVQIHHDTLRTMYFA; encoded by the exons CAGCCGTTGGGGCCCAGCCCCTGTTCTCAGTGCCTCGGAGGCCCGGCTATGGCACCATGGGGAAGCCCATCAAGCTGTTGGCCAACTGCTTCCAGGTGGAGATCCCCAAGATGGACGTCTACCTCTACGAGGTGGACATCAAGCCTGAGAAGTGTCCACGGCGTGTGAACAGGGAG GTTGTGGACTCCATGGTGCAGCACTTTAAGGTCACTATCTTTGGGGATCGAAGACCAGTTTATGATGGGAAGAAAAGTCTCTACACAGCCAATCCACTGCCTGTGGCTCCTGCAGGG GTGGACCTGGATGTCACACTGCCAGGCGAGGGGGGCAAAGACCGACCCTTTAAAGTCACTATTAAGTTTGTGTCCCTGGTTAGCTGGCACTTGTTACACGAGGTACTGACGGGTCGCAGTATGCCAGAACCCCTTGAGCTGGACAAGCCAATCAGTACGAACCCGGTTCACGCTGTGGACGTGGTGCTCCGCCACCTGCCATCCATGAA GTACACACCTGTGGGACGTTCCTTCTTTTCTGCCCCGGAGGGCTACGACCATCCTCTGGGAGGTGGCAGAGAGGTGTGGTTTGGTTTCCATCAGTCCGTTCGGCCAGCCATGTGGAAGATGATGCTCAACATTGATG TTTCAGCCACAGCTTTCTACAAAGCACAGCCAGTTATTCAGTTCATGTGTGAAGTTCTGGACATCCACAATATCGACGAACAGCCTCGACCCCTTACAGACTCCCATCGAGTCAAATTCACCAAAGAAATCAAAG TTATGGGTGGTTTATGTACAGGTCTGAAGGTGGAGGTGACACACTGCGGAACCATGCGGAGGAAGTATCGAGTCTGTAATGTTACCCGCCGACCTGCAAGTCACCAAAC GTTCCCCTTGCAGTTGGAGAATGGACAAACTGTAGAACGAACCGTAGCCCAGTATTTCAGAGAGAAATACAACCTGCAGCTCAAATACCCCCATCTGCCCTGCCTACAGGTGGGCCAGGAGCAGAAACACACCTACCTGCCCCTGGAG GTTTGCAATATTGTAGCGGGGCAGCGTTGTATCAAGAAACTGACAGATAATCAAACATCCACAATGATCAAAGCCACGGCACGCTCGGCCCCGGACAGACAGGAAGAGATCAGCAGACTG GTGCGCAGTGCTAATTATGAAGCAGATCCATTTGTGCAGGAGTTCCAGTTTAAAGTGCGAGACGAGATGGCTCACGTGACCGGGCGCGTGTTACCTGCGCCCATGTTACAGTACGGGGGCAGG AATCGCACTGTGGCTACACCCAGTCATGGTGTTTGGGATATGAGAGGAAAACAGTTTCATACCGGTGTTGAGATCAAGATGTGGGCCATCGCCTGCTTCGCTACGCAGAGACAGTGTCGAGAAGAGATTCTCAA GGGTTTTACTGACCAGCTGCGTAAGATCTCAAAGGACGCCGGGATGCCCATCCAGGGTCAGCCGTGTTTCTGTAAGTATGCACAGGGAGCAGATAGCGTGGAGCCCATGTTCAGACACCTGAAGAACACATACTCTGGACTTCAGCTCATCATCGTCATCCTGCCAGGAAAAACACCCGTCTATG CTGAAGTGAAGCGTGTTGGAGACACTCTTTTAGGAATGGCCACCCAGTGTGTTCAGGTGAAGAACGTGGTGAAAACATCTCCTCAGACGCTCTCCAACCTCTGCCTCAAGATCAACGTCAAGCTCGGTGGCATCAACAACATCCTGGTGCCACATCAACG GCCGTCAGTATTCCAGCAGCCTGTCATCTTTTTAGGGGCAGACGTCACACATCCTCCTGCCGGAGATGGGAAGAAGCCCTCCATTGCAGCG GTGGTGGGAAGTATGGATGCCCATCCGAGCAGATACTGTGCCACAGTTCGTGTCCAGAGGCCCAGACAGGAAGTAATTCAGGACTTGGCCTCTATGGTGCGAGAGTTACTCATCCAGTTTTACAAGTCCACCCGCTATAAACCCACAAGAATCATCTTCTACAGAGACGGCGTATCCGAGGGCCAGTTTAGACAG GTGTTGTACTATGAGCTTCTGGCTATCCGAGAGGCCTGTATCAGTTTGGAGAAGGAGTACCAGCCCGGTATCACATATATAGTGGTGCAGAAACGACATCATACGCGCCTCTTCTGTGCCGACCGCAACGAGAGG GTGGGTCGTAGTGGAAACATTCCCGCTGGTACGACAGTAGATACAGATATCACGCACCCCTACGAGTTTGACTTTTACCTCTGCAGTCATGCTGGAATACAG GGCACGAGCCGACCGTCTCATTATCACGTCCTGTGGGATGATAACTGCTTCACGGCTGATGAGTTCCAGCTGCTCACTTACCAGTTGTGCCACACGTATGTGCGCTGTACCCGCTCCGTCTCCATCCCTGCGCCAGCCTACTATGCCCATCTGGTGGCCTTCCGTGCCCGCTACCATCTGGTGGACAAAGAACAcgacag TGCGGAGGGCAGCCACGTCTCCGGACAGAGTAACGGCCGGGATCCACAGGCGCTGGCCAAAGCTGTGCAGATTCACCACGACACCCTGAGGACCATGTACTTTGCCTAA
- the ago3a gene encoding protein argonaute-3 isoform X3 yields MEIGTTAAVGAQPLFSVPRRPGYGTMGKPIKLLANCFQVEIPKMDVYLYEVDIKPEKCPRRVNREVVDSMVQHFKVTIFGDRRPVYDGKKSLYTANPLPVAPAGVDLDVTLPGEGGKDRPFKVTIKFVSLVSWHLLHEVLTGRSMPEPLELDKPISTNPVHAVDVVLRHLPSMKYTPVGRSFFSAPEGYDHPLGGGREVWFGFHQSVRPAMWKMMLNIDVSATAFYKAQPVIQFMCEVLDIHNIDEQPRPLTDSHRVKFTKEIKGLKVEVTHCGTMRRKYRVCNVTRRPASHQTFPLQLENGQTVERTVAQYFREKYNLQLKYPHLPCLQVGQEQKHTYLPLEVCNIVAGQRCIKKLTDNQTSTMIKATARSAPDRQEEISRLVRSANYEADPFVQEFQFKVRDEMAHVTGRVLPAPMLQYGGRVSTEHFMNRTVATPSHGVWDMRGKQFHTGVEIKMWAIACFATQRQCREEILKGFTDQLRKISKDAGMPIQGQPCFCKYAQGADSVEPMFRHLKNTYSGLQLIIVILPGKTPVYAEVKRVGDTLLGMATQCVQVKNVVKTSPQTLSNLCLKINVKLGGINNILVPHQRPSVFQQPVIFLGADVTHPPAGDGKKPSIAAVVGSMDAHPSRYCATVRVQRPRQEVIQDLASMVRELLIQFYKSTRYKPTRIIFYRDGVSEGQFRQVLYYELLAIREACISLEKEYQPGITYIVVQKRHHTRLFCADRNERVGRSGNIPAGTTVDTDITHPYEFDFYLCSHAGIQGTSRPSHYHVLWDDNCFTADEFQLLTYQLCHTYVRCTRSVSIPAPAYYAHLVAFRARYHLVDKEHDSAEGSHVSGQSNGRDPQALAKAVQIHHDTLRTMYFA; encoded by the exons CAGCCGTTGGGGCCCAGCCCCTGTTCTCAGTGCCTCGGAGGCCCGGCTATGGCACCATGGGGAAGCCCATCAAGCTGTTGGCCAACTGCTTCCAGGTGGAGATCCCCAAGATGGACGTCTACCTCTACGAGGTGGACATCAAGCCTGAGAAGTGTCCACGGCGTGTGAACAGGGAG GTTGTGGACTCCATGGTGCAGCACTTTAAGGTCACTATCTTTGGGGATCGAAGACCAGTTTATGATGGGAAGAAAAGTCTCTACACAGCCAATCCACTGCCTGTGGCTCCTGCAGGG GTGGACCTGGATGTCACACTGCCAGGCGAGGGGGGCAAAGACCGACCCTTTAAAGTCACTATTAAGTTTGTGTCCCTGGTTAGCTGGCACTTGTTACACGAGGTACTGACGGGTCGCAGTATGCCAGAACCCCTTGAGCTGGACAAGCCAATCAGTACGAACCCGGTTCACGCTGTGGACGTGGTGCTCCGCCACCTGCCATCCATGAA GTACACACCTGTGGGACGTTCCTTCTTTTCTGCCCCGGAGGGCTACGACCATCCTCTGGGAGGTGGCAGAGAGGTGTGGTTTGGTTTCCATCAGTCCGTTCGGCCAGCCATGTGGAAGATGATGCTCAACATTGATG TTTCAGCCACAGCTTTCTACAAAGCACAGCCAGTTATTCAGTTCATGTGTGAAGTTCTGGACATCCACAATATCGACGAACAGCCTCGACCCCTTACAGACTCCCATCGAGTCAAATTCACCAAAGAAATCAAAG GTCTGAAGGTGGAGGTGACACACTGCGGAACCATGCGGAGGAAGTATCGAGTCTGTAATGTTACCCGCCGACCTGCAAGTCACCAAAC GTTCCCCTTGCAGTTGGAGAATGGACAAACTGTAGAACGAACCGTAGCCCAGTATTTCAGAGAGAAATACAACCTGCAGCTCAAATACCCCCATCTGCCCTGCCTACAGGTGGGCCAGGAGCAGAAACACACCTACCTGCCCCTGGAG GTTTGCAATATTGTAGCGGGGCAGCGTTGTATCAAGAAACTGACAGATAATCAAACATCCACAATGATCAAAGCCACGGCACGCTCGGCCCCGGACAGACAGGAAGAGATCAGCAGACTG GTGCGCAGTGCTAATTATGAAGCAGATCCATTTGTGCAGGAGTTCCAGTTTAAAGTGCGAGACGAGATGGCTCACGTGACCGGGCGCGTGTTACCTGCGCCCATGTTACAGTACGGGGGCAGGGTGAGCACAGAACACTTTATG AATCGCACTGTGGCTACACCCAGTCATGGTGTTTGGGATATGAGAGGAAAACAGTTTCATACCGGTGTTGAGATCAAGATGTGGGCCATCGCCTGCTTCGCTACGCAGAGACAGTGTCGAGAAGAGATTCTCAA GGGTTTTACTGACCAGCTGCGTAAGATCTCAAAGGACGCCGGGATGCCCATCCAGGGTCAGCCGTGTTTCTGTAAGTATGCACAGGGAGCAGATAGCGTGGAGCCCATGTTCAGACACCTGAAGAACACATACTCTGGACTTCAGCTCATCATCGTCATCCTGCCAGGAAAAACACCCGTCTATG CTGAAGTGAAGCGTGTTGGAGACACTCTTTTAGGAATGGCCACCCAGTGTGTTCAGGTGAAGAACGTGGTGAAAACATCTCCTCAGACGCTCTCCAACCTCTGCCTCAAGATCAACGTCAAGCTCGGTGGCATCAACAACATCCTGGTGCCACATCAACG GCCGTCAGTATTCCAGCAGCCTGTCATCTTTTTAGGGGCAGACGTCACACATCCTCCTGCCGGAGATGGGAAGAAGCCCTCCATTGCAGCG GTGGTGGGAAGTATGGATGCCCATCCGAGCAGATACTGTGCCACAGTTCGTGTCCAGAGGCCCAGACAGGAAGTAATTCAGGACTTGGCCTCTATGGTGCGAGAGTTACTCATCCAGTTTTACAAGTCCACCCGCTATAAACCCACAAGAATCATCTTCTACAGAGACGGCGTATCCGAGGGCCAGTTTAGACAG GTGTTGTACTATGAGCTTCTGGCTATCCGAGAGGCCTGTATCAGTTTGGAGAAGGAGTACCAGCCCGGTATCACATATATAGTGGTGCAGAAACGACATCATACGCGCCTCTTCTGTGCCGACCGCAACGAGAGG GTGGGTCGTAGTGGAAACATTCCCGCTGGTACGACAGTAGATACAGATATCACGCACCCCTACGAGTTTGACTTTTACCTCTGCAGTCATGCTGGAATACAG GGCACGAGCCGACCGTCTCATTATCACGTCCTGTGGGATGATAACTGCTTCACGGCTGATGAGTTCCAGCTGCTCACTTACCAGTTGTGCCACACGTATGTGCGCTGTACCCGCTCCGTCTCCATCCCTGCGCCAGCCTACTATGCCCATCTGGTGGCCTTCCGTGCCCGCTACCATCTGGTGGACAAAGAACAcgacag TGCGGAGGGCAGCCACGTCTCCGGACAGAGTAACGGCCGGGATCCACAGGCGCTGGCCAAAGCTGTGCAGATTCACCACGACACCCTGAGGACCATGTACTTTGCCTAA
- the ago3a gene encoding protein argonaute-3 isoform X2, whose product MEIGTTAVGAQPLFSVPRRPGYGTMGKPIKLLANCFQVEIPKMDVYLYEVDIKPEKCPRRVNREVVDSMVQHFKVTIFGDRRPVYDGKKSLYTANPLPVAPAGVDLDVTLPGEGGKDRPFKVTIKFVSLVSWHLLHEVLTGRSMPEPLELDKPISTNPVHAVDVVLRHLPSMKYTPVGRSFFSAPEGYDHPLGGGREVWFGFHQSVRPAMWKMMLNIDVSATAFYKAQPVIQFMCEVLDIHNIDEQPRPLTDSHRVKFTKEIKVMGGLCTGLKVEVTHCGTMRRKYRVCNVTRRPASHQTFPLQLENGQTVERTVAQYFREKYNLQLKYPHLPCLQVGQEQKHTYLPLEVCNIVAGQRCIKKLTDNQTSTMIKATARSAPDRQEEISRLVRSANYEADPFVQEFQFKVRDEMAHVTGRVLPAPMLQYGGRVSTEHFMNRTVATPSHGVWDMRGKQFHTGVEIKMWAIACFATQRQCREEILKGFTDQLRKISKDAGMPIQGQPCFCKYAQGADSVEPMFRHLKNTYSGLQLIIVILPGKTPVYAEVKRVGDTLLGMATQCVQVKNVVKTSPQTLSNLCLKINVKLGGINNILVPHQRPSVFQQPVIFLGADVTHPPAGDGKKPSIAAVVGSMDAHPSRYCATVRVQRPRQEVIQDLASMVRELLIQFYKSTRYKPTRIIFYRDGVSEGQFRQVLYYELLAIREACISLEKEYQPGITYIVVQKRHHTRLFCADRNERVGRSGNIPAGTTVDTDITHPYEFDFYLCSHAGIQGTSRPSHYHVLWDDNCFTADEFQLLTYQLCHTYVRCTRSVSIPAPAYYAHLVAFRARYHLVDKEHDSAEGSHVSGQSNGRDPQALAKAVQIHHDTLRTMYFA is encoded by the exons CCGTTGGGGCCCAGCCCCTGTTCTCAGTGCCTCGGAGGCCCGGCTATGGCACCATGGGGAAGCCCATCAAGCTGTTGGCCAACTGCTTCCAGGTGGAGATCCCCAAGATGGACGTCTACCTCTACGAGGTGGACATCAAGCCTGAGAAGTGTCCACGGCGTGTGAACAGGGAG GTTGTGGACTCCATGGTGCAGCACTTTAAGGTCACTATCTTTGGGGATCGAAGACCAGTTTATGATGGGAAGAAAAGTCTCTACACAGCCAATCCACTGCCTGTGGCTCCTGCAGGG GTGGACCTGGATGTCACACTGCCAGGCGAGGGGGGCAAAGACCGACCCTTTAAAGTCACTATTAAGTTTGTGTCCCTGGTTAGCTGGCACTTGTTACACGAGGTACTGACGGGTCGCAGTATGCCAGAACCCCTTGAGCTGGACAAGCCAATCAGTACGAACCCGGTTCACGCTGTGGACGTGGTGCTCCGCCACCTGCCATCCATGAA GTACACACCTGTGGGACGTTCCTTCTTTTCTGCCCCGGAGGGCTACGACCATCCTCTGGGAGGTGGCAGAGAGGTGTGGTTTGGTTTCCATCAGTCCGTTCGGCCAGCCATGTGGAAGATGATGCTCAACATTGATG TTTCAGCCACAGCTTTCTACAAAGCACAGCCAGTTATTCAGTTCATGTGTGAAGTTCTGGACATCCACAATATCGACGAACAGCCTCGACCCCTTACAGACTCCCATCGAGTCAAATTCACCAAAGAAATCAAAG TTATGGGTGGTTTATGTACAGGTCTGAAGGTGGAGGTGACACACTGCGGAACCATGCGGAGGAAGTATCGAGTCTGTAATGTTACCCGCCGACCTGCAAGTCACCAAAC GTTCCCCTTGCAGTTGGAGAATGGACAAACTGTAGAACGAACCGTAGCCCAGTATTTCAGAGAGAAATACAACCTGCAGCTCAAATACCCCCATCTGCCCTGCCTACAGGTGGGCCAGGAGCAGAAACACACCTACCTGCCCCTGGAG GTTTGCAATATTGTAGCGGGGCAGCGTTGTATCAAGAAACTGACAGATAATCAAACATCCACAATGATCAAAGCCACGGCACGCTCGGCCCCGGACAGACAGGAAGAGATCAGCAGACTG GTGCGCAGTGCTAATTATGAAGCAGATCCATTTGTGCAGGAGTTCCAGTTTAAAGTGCGAGACGAGATGGCTCACGTGACCGGGCGCGTGTTACCTGCGCCCATGTTACAGTACGGGGGCAGGGTGAGCACAGAACACTTTATG AATCGCACTGTGGCTACACCCAGTCATGGTGTTTGGGATATGAGAGGAAAACAGTTTCATACCGGTGTTGAGATCAAGATGTGGGCCATCGCCTGCTTCGCTACGCAGAGACAGTGTCGAGAAGAGATTCTCAA GGGTTTTACTGACCAGCTGCGTAAGATCTCAAAGGACGCCGGGATGCCCATCCAGGGTCAGCCGTGTTTCTGTAAGTATGCACAGGGAGCAGATAGCGTGGAGCCCATGTTCAGACACCTGAAGAACACATACTCTGGACTTCAGCTCATCATCGTCATCCTGCCAGGAAAAACACCCGTCTATG CTGAAGTGAAGCGTGTTGGAGACACTCTTTTAGGAATGGCCACCCAGTGTGTTCAGGTGAAGAACGTGGTGAAAACATCTCCTCAGACGCTCTCCAACCTCTGCCTCAAGATCAACGTCAAGCTCGGTGGCATCAACAACATCCTGGTGCCACATCAACG GCCGTCAGTATTCCAGCAGCCTGTCATCTTTTTAGGGGCAGACGTCACACATCCTCCTGCCGGAGATGGGAAGAAGCCCTCCATTGCAGCG GTGGTGGGAAGTATGGATGCCCATCCGAGCAGATACTGTGCCACAGTTCGTGTCCAGAGGCCCAGACAGGAAGTAATTCAGGACTTGGCCTCTATGGTGCGAGAGTTACTCATCCAGTTTTACAAGTCCACCCGCTATAAACCCACAAGAATCATCTTCTACAGAGACGGCGTATCCGAGGGCCAGTTTAGACAG GTGTTGTACTATGAGCTTCTGGCTATCCGAGAGGCCTGTATCAGTTTGGAGAAGGAGTACCAGCCCGGTATCACATATATAGTGGTGCAGAAACGACATCATACGCGCCTCTTCTGTGCCGACCGCAACGAGAGG GTGGGTCGTAGTGGAAACATTCCCGCTGGTACGACAGTAGATACAGATATCACGCACCCCTACGAGTTTGACTTTTACCTCTGCAGTCATGCTGGAATACAG GGCACGAGCCGACCGTCTCATTATCACGTCCTGTGGGATGATAACTGCTTCACGGCTGATGAGTTCCAGCTGCTCACTTACCAGTTGTGCCACACGTATGTGCGCTGTACCCGCTCCGTCTCCATCCCTGCGCCAGCCTACTATGCCCATCTGGTGGCCTTCCGTGCCCGCTACCATCTGGTGGACAAAGAACAcgacag TGCGGAGGGCAGCCACGTCTCCGGACAGAGTAACGGCCGGGATCCACAGGCGCTGGCCAAAGCTGTGCAGATTCACCACGACACCCTGAGGACCATGTACTTTGCCTAA